From the Castor canadensis chromosome 9, mCasCan1.hap1v2, whole genome shotgun sequence genome, one window contains:
- the Shisa3 gene encoding protein shisa-3 homolog, whose product MGALLALCLLAGWLRWGPASAQQPGEYCHGWVDVQGNYHEGFQCPEDFDTLDATICCGSCALRYCCAAADARLEQGGCTNDRGELEHPGITAQPVYVPFLIVGSIFIAFIILGSLVAIYCCTCLRPKEPSQQPIRFSLRSYQTETLPMILTSTNLRAPSRQSSTATSSSSTGGSIRRFSFARAEPSCMVPSPPPPYTTGHPIHLTQPSGFLVSPQYFAYPLQQEPPLPGKSCPDFSSS is encoded by the exons ATGGGGGCGCTGCTGGCGCTTTGCCTCCTCGCCGGCTGGCTGCGCTGGGGCCCCGCAAGCGCGCAGCAGCCCGGGGAGTACTGCCATGGATGGGTGGATGTTCAGGGTAACTACCACGAGGGCTTCCAGTGCCCGGAGGACTTCGACACGCTGGACGCCACCATCTGCTGCGGGTCCTGCGCTCTTCGCTACTGCTGCGCGGCGGCCGACGCCAGGCTGGAGCAGGGCGGCTGCACCAACGACCGCGGCGAGCTGGAGCACCCGGGCATCACCGCGC aGCCTGTCTATGTTCCCTTCCTGATCGTGGGCTCCATCTTCATTGCTTTCATCATCCTGGGCTCTTTAGTGGCTATTTATTGTTGCACCTGTTTGAGACCCAAGGAACCCTCACAGCAGCCAATCCGTTTCTCGCTTCGCAGCTATCAGACAGAGACTTTGCCTATGATCTTGACGTCCACAAACCTCAGAGCACCGTCTAGGCAGTCCAGCACTGCTACCAGCTCCAGCTCTACAGGTGGTTCCATTCGCAGGTTCTCCTTTGCCAGGGCTGAGCCAAGCTGCATGGTACCCTCACCACCCCCGCCTTACACCACGGGCCACCCTATACACCTGACTCAGCCTTCTGGTTTTCTGGTGTCACCCCAATATTTCGCTTACCCCCTCCAGCAGGAGCCCCCGCTACCTGGGAAGAGCTGTCCGGACTTCAGTTCCAGTTGA